A portion of the Candidatus Binatia bacterium genome contains these proteins:
- the uvrC gene encoding excinuclease ABC subunit UvrC, whose protein sequence is MSPSAGGDVSEALAAQGAAAPPRPGVYLFKDDQARVIYVGKAKNLRSRLGSYMRGGDGRQQIVFLLRKATQVECLVTRNEKEALILENNLIKQYKPRYNIRLKDDKSYVSVAMTKHAWPRVVVTRRIRKDGARYFGPFHSASSVRETLDVVRKVFPLRTCSDAVFRNRQRPCLEHQIGRCLAPCVLPVDREDYEGHLRQVALLLEGRNEELVAGMEREMQLASSEERFEEAAKLRDRLRSIRNTAQGQEVLQHDGGDQDVFGFYREGGFAEVQILIVRAGRLVANRSFGFRDWNLPEEELIGSVLTQFYGGGHPIPPQILLPVELADADAREEMLTERLERRVRIVAPQRGRKKRMVDLAGENARQALGARRGEDERQSETAEELRRRLRLRSAPRTIECVDISTFQGSSTVASVVAFDDGAPATARYRRYRIRTVEGTDDFASMAEVLGRRFRAGIEADDLPDLLVVDGGRGQLGVALAALADLGLDSPEIVGLAKSRARSDARSVAMERSEERVFLPGRVNPVVLPRSSGALFLLQRVRDEAHRFAITYHRSLRQKAARESPLDAVAGIGPERKKLLLRHFGSMAGLRRASIEEIAALAGIGKTLARTIVASIAED, encoded by the coding sequence ATGAGTCCGTCTGCGGGTGGAGATGTCTCGGAAGCGCTTGCTGCGCAGGGGGCTGCGGCACCTCCTCGTCCCGGGGTCTATCTCTTCAAGGACGACCAAGCCCGGGTGATCTACGTTGGCAAAGCCAAGAATCTACGGAGTCGCCTCGGGTCTTATATGCGGGGCGGGGATGGTCGTCAGCAGATCGTCTTCCTCCTGCGCAAGGCGACTCAGGTCGAGTGTCTGGTGACGCGGAACGAAAAAGAAGCCTTGATCCTCGAGAACAACCTGATCAAGCAGTACAAGCCGCGGTATAATATTCGTCTCAAGGACGATAAATCCTACGTCAGCGTCGCGATGACCAAGCATGCATGGCCGCGAGTCGTGGTGACCCGAAGGATCCGGAAAGACGGTGCCCGGTATTTCGGACCGTTTCATTCGGCCAGTTCGGTCCGAGAGACCCTCGACGTGGTTCGCAAGGTTTTTCCCCTGCGCACGTGCAGCGATGCCGTGTTTCGAAATCGTCAGAGGCCATGCCTCGAGCATCAGATCGGTCGTTGTCTTGCCCCCTGCGTTCTGCCGGTCGACCGGGAAGATTACGAGGGCCATCTCCGCCAGGTGGCCTTGCTGCTGGAAGGGCGCAACGAGGAACTGGTCGCGGGGATGGAGCGTGAGATGCAATTGGCCTCGAGCGAGGAGCGATTCGAGGAGGCAGCGAAGCTGCGGGACCGCTTGCGTTCGATCCGTAATACCGCGCAGGGGCAGGAGGTCCTCCAGCATGATGGAGGCGATCAGGATGTCTTCGGGTTCTACCGCGAGGGCGGTTTTGCCGAGGTTCAGATTCTGATCGTGCGCGCCGGGCGGCTGGTGGCGAACCGATCGTTCGGATTCCGGGACTGGAACTTGCCCGAAGAAGAACTGATCGGCTCCGTTCTGACGCAGTTCTATGGTGGGGGGCATCCCATCCCGCCGCAGATCCTGCTGCCAGTCGAGCTGGCCGATGCTGACGCTCGCGAGGAGATGCTGACGGAACGCCTCGAGCGGAGGGTCCGGATTGTGGCACCGCAGCGGGGCCGGAAAAAGCGGATGGTGGATCTCGCCGGCGAGAATGCGCGGCAGGCGCTGGGTGCCCGTCGGGGCGAGGATGAGCGTCAATCAGAGACTGCCGAGGAGTTGCGTCGGCGTCTGCGGCTGCGCTCAGCCCCGCGAACGATTGAATGTGTCGATATATCGACTTTTCAGGGCAGCTCGACGGTCGCGTCGGTGGTGGCTTTCGATGACGGTGCGCCGGCAACGGCCCGCTACCGCCGCTACCGAATTCGCACGGTCGAGGGGACCGATGATTTCGCAAGTATGGCGGAAGTTCTCGGCCGTCGCTTTCGGGCCGGTATCGAGGCTGATGACCTGCCGGACCTTTTGGTGGTGGATGGTGGGCGCGGGCAGCTTGGCGTGGCGCTTGCGGCGCTCGCGGATCTCGGACTCGACAGCCCAGAAATTGTCGGGTTGGCGAAGTCTCGTGCACGCAGTGATGCACGGTCGGTCGCCATGGAGCGAAGCGAGGAGCGAGTTTTCCTTCCCGGCCGGGTCAACCCGGTAGTCCTGCCGCGCTCTTCCGGTGCTCTCTTTCTGTTGCAACGAGTCCGCGACGAAGCTCATCGTTTCGCGATCACCTACCATCGCAGCCTGCGACAGAAGGCGGCTCGTGAGTCGCCGCTGGATGCCGTTGCCGGGATCGGCCCTGAGCGCAAAAAGCTCTTGCTGCGACATTTTGGGAGCATGGCTGGTCTGCGGCGGGCGTCGATTGAGGAAATCGCGGCTCTCGCCGGCATTGGCAAAACTTTGGCGCGTACGATCGTGGCGTCGATCGCGGAGGATTGA
- a CDS encoding DNA internalization-related competence protein ComEC/Rec2 — MDRALWARRPSGRTSRARRWALCVVSLSLIGGTLGEILLPSAAWWFSLVAAFAAGSGAGKKSDRALWLLAALGVAAGVGVAGRSLEEAADVPGAGRLQRLEVEVRRVAEGTWPSGSRWVRLSADVLRGDNDGLPKGALVEVLFSRARSDWHPGDRFRLVARPYPPLGLCNAGKDDRQGYARRHGTLARLRIKDDRAVEKMAASQSLRVRVRAAIAEAIDRGAPGKAGPILHALVLGERHSLDRERREYWAAAGVAHLLVVSGLHLAAVFWGAQMLLGFLVHLLLPVGHGARARLLSRILVLGVVSSYLMIVGFSVAVARAAMVAFLLQFQEFFGGRARPFHFLLATAAGFLMWDPGYAGAVGFQLTFLATGALMLAGGGAASSFAARLIRAGRFSLVAVAATAPILAYHFGEFSLAGIIVNLVVGPVLGPGVLAPALPGAFLAPLDIGLASRLLRVAAVMIDAVEPLIAAVGETRLGVVRADGWLPIGAAGVAALLIGSGFRRWGWERWLVVVGGVLLVAVVWRTFSGPLDRSSLRVRFLDVGQGDAILFAGPGEVAGTLIDLPGRLSAPGLATRVVRPVLRAEGLSGLRRIVVSHADWDHAGGIDDLWSLYPRAEFAVSHGSRLPEEEGRWIPPGRARWKRLGTGDQFGAGWGRVDVLQPGKHGFANRNDNSLVLALRYGATSVLFTGDIEAAGESMLGGSADLPGATVLKVPHHGSRTSSGVALLARLRPAAAVVQAARRNRFDFPHSEVVERYRQLGVAWLVTAEAGEIRMVSDGQISRLQRCRR; from the coding sequence ATGGATCGGGCTCTCTGGGCGCGACGACCTTCGGGGCGCACGAGTCGGGCTCGCCGCTGGGCTCTATGTGTCGTGTCGCTCTCTCTGATCGGCGGCACGCTCGGGGAGATTCTGCTGCCGTCTGCCGCCTGGTGGTTCAGTCTGGTAGCCGCCTTCGCGGCGGGGTCAGGCGCGGGGAAAAAGTCAGATCGTGCGCTCTGGCTGCTCGCCGCGCTGGGCGTGGCCGCCGGGGTCGGGGTGGCGGGGCGCTCCCTGGAGGAGGCCGCGGACGTGCCCGGAGCCGGCAGGTTGCAGCGCCTCGAGGTTGAGGTGCGCCGCGTAGCGGAAGGGACGTGGCCCTCGGGCAGCCGGTGGGTGCGGTTGTCGGCAGATGTGTTGCGTGGGGATAATGACGGTTTGCCGAAAGGCGCCCTTGTCGAGGTCTTGTTCTCGCGGGCTCGGTCGGATTGGCACCCGGGCGATCGCTTTCGTTTGGTGGCGCGGCCTTACCCCCCACTGGGGTTGTGCAACGCAGGCAAGGACGATCGGCAAGGGTATGCCCGAAGGCATGGCACCTTGGCTCGATTGCGTATCAAGGACGATCGAGCCGTCGAGAAGATGGCCGCATCGCAGAGCCTCCGGGTCCGAGTGCGGGCGGCGATTGCGGAAGCGATCGATCGCGGCGCTCCGGGCAAGGCGGGCCCGATCCTGCACGCGCTGGTTTTGGGAGAGCGACACTCTCTGGACAGGGAACGCCGCGAATATTGGGCCGCTGCCGGGGTGGCTCATCTTCTGGTGGTGTCCGGACTTCATCTGGCGGCGGTGTTTTGGGGTGCCCAGATGCTTCTCGGCTTTCTTGTGCATCTGCTGCTCCCGGTCGGGCATGGCGCGCGTGCGCGCCTACTCTCCCGCATTCTCGTGTTGGGAGTGGTCTCGTCGTATCTGATGATCGTCGGATTCTCGGTGGCTGTTGCGCGCGCGGCGATGGTGGCCTTCCTGCTCCAGTTTCAGGAATTTTTTGGGGGCAGGGCACGCCCTTTTCACTTTTTGCTGGCCACGGCTGCCGGGTTTTTAATGTGGGATCCGGGGTATGCCGGCGCCGTCGGCTTTCAGCTCACTTTCCTCGCCACGGGCGCCCTGATGCTCGCGGGCGGCGGGGCCGCGAGCTCTTTCGCTGCGAGGCTGATCCGTGCGGGACGCTTCTCGCTGGTTGCGGTGGCTGCGACCGCACCGATCCTCGCCTACCATTTCGGCGAGTTTTCGTTGGCCGGGATTATTGTCAACCTGGTCGTGGGTCCGGTTTTGGGCCCGGGCGTCCTCGCACCGGCTTTACCCGGGGCTTTCCTCGCGCCACTCGATATCGGGTTGGCCAGCCGTCTCCTCCGGGTCGCTGCTGTGATGATCGACGCGGTCGAGCCTTTGATTGCGGCGGTCGGCGAGACACGCCTGGGCGTGGTGCGGGCGGATGGGTGGCTTCCCATCGGGGCCGCGGGGGTGGCGGCTCTTTTGATCGGTTCGGGCTTTCGCCGTTGGGGTTGGGAACGCTGGCTGGTGGTGGTCGGGGGGGTTCTTCTGGTTGCTGTGGTTTGGCGGACATTCTCGGGACCACTTGATCGGAGCTCTTTGCGAGTGCGCTTTCTGGACGTCGGTCAGGGCGATGCAATTCTTTTTGCCGGTCCCGGCGAGGTGGCCGGGACGTTGATCGATTTACCCGGGCGTTTGTCTGCTCCCGGTTTGGCCACCCGTGTGGTGCGGCCGGTACTCCGGGCGGAGGGTCTTTCGGGTCTGCGCCGGATTGTTGTCAGTCATGCAGACTGGGATCATGCCGGGGGCATCGATGATTTGTGGAGCCTTTATCCACGAGCAGAATTTGCGGTATCTCATGGCAGTCGCCTGCCCGAGGAGGAAGGTCGTTGGATCCCGCCGGGGCGGGCCCGATGGAAGCGTCTCGGGACGGGCGACCAATTTGGAGCTGGCTGGGGTCGGGTGGATGTCCTGCAACCAGGGAAGCATGGCTTCGCGAACCGCAACGACAACTCTCTCGTGCTCGCGCTTCGCTATGGAGCTACCTCGGTGCTGTTCACTGGAGATATCGAGGCGGCTGGCGAGTCGATGCTGGGTGGCTCTGCGGATTTGCCCGGTGCTACCGTGCTTAAAGTACCGCACCACGGGTCGAGAACCTCGAGCGGTGTGGCGTTGCTCGCAAGGCTGAGGCCTGCTGCAGCGGTTGTCCAGGCCGCGCGGCGGAATCGGTTCGACTTCCCGCATTCCGAGGTGGTGGAACGCTATCGCCAGTTGGGCGTGGCATGGCTGGTCACGGCCGAGGCCGGCGAGATCCGGATGGTTTCGGACGGGCAGATTTCGCGCCTGCAACGATGTCGCAGGTAG
- a CDS encoding Rne/Rng family ribonuclease, translating into MRKQILISRSSVDTRIGLTEDGTLAEIQVENPAENSSAGNAYKGKVVRVLPGMQAAFVDIGLEKAAFMHVSDFWDGPDEPEEADDLADDLEEDTEDDLADDLEEDTEPSEPVDPDEADSQEADSAEPHASDSALDEPDQSAESTGIGPLEDKDAGPEPAGDAALLATEQDAADPAAPQTDEESAWVGDEDPAEESAEVLEVLEEPAHEGETAHEEADPSGDPAAEQEESADATGAAGKSRKPGPRGRSRRKPSTPPPSIDELLKPGQEILVQVSKEPMGTKGARVTGHISLPGRYIVYMPTSNHIGVSRRIEKARERQRLKKIVAENRPGGKGGYIVRTACEGLSKKEILADIKFLSKLWQGIEKKAASEGAPSLLHEDLDIVLRSMRDLLTNEVEEILVDDPGDHERILEFIDTALQPELKSRVRRHESLAPLFDEVGVENQVRRALDRRVWLKSGGYLIVDQTEALTTIDVNTGRFVGKKTHEETVLKTNMEAAKACVDQMRLRNIGGIIVIDLIDMELAENRKKVSEAIEEAVKRDKARTNILKISELGLVEMTRKRTRENLQKIITIPCPSCDGLGRQKSPEAVAGDALREALRKAEAADNPRNLTIRIASDIAGILRQAIEKRPNAILAAKGIQLSVKGEPNFERNAFEIEFGGQAKRKRSGGRRRRRRSGAAKAAAAPSETAAD; encoded by the coding sequence GTGCGCAAGCAGATCCTTATTAGTCGATCCAGCGTCGACACCCGAATCGGACTCACCGAAGACGGCACCCTCGCTGAAATTCAGGTTGAAAACCCGGCCGAGAACTCCAGCGCCGGAAACGCCTACAAGGGCAAAGTGGTCCGGGTTCTCCCGGGGATGCAGGCCGCTTTCGTCGATATCGGTCTTGAAAAGGCCGCATTCATGCACGTCTCGGACTTCTGGGACGGGCCGGACGAACCCGAAGAGGCCGATGACCTCGCGGACGACCTTGAGGAGGATACCGAGGATGACCTCGCGGACGACCTCGAGGAGGATACCGAGCCTTCCGAACCGGTCGATCCGGATGAAGCCGATTCGCAGGAAGCCGATTCCGCAGAGCCTCATGCCTCGGATTCGGCGCTCGACGAACCGGACCAGAGCGCAGAATCGACGGGCATTGGCCCTCTCGAGGACAAGGACGCAGGGCCCGAACCCGCCGGAGACGCGGCCCTGCTCGCGACCGAGCAGGACGCGGCTGACCCAGCAGCCCCGCAAACCGACGAGGAAAGCGCGTGGGTCGGCGATGAAGATCCGGCCGAGGAAAGCGCCGAGGTCCTCGAAGTCCTCGAGGAACCAGCCCACGAAGGTGAGACGGCCCATGAGGAGGCCGATCCGTCGGGCGACCCGGCTGCCGAGCAAGAAGAAAGCGCGGATGCGACCGGCGCTGCCGGCAAATCCCGGAAACCCGGTCCCCGCGGTCGATCCCGGCGGAAGCCCAGCACCCCGCCACCCTCCATCGACGAATTACTGAAACCCGGACAGGAAATTCTGGTTCAGGTCTCCAAGGAACCCATGGGGACCAAGGGGGCTCGCGTCACCGGCCATATCTCTCTTCCCGGGCGCTATATTGTCTACATGCCGACCTCGAACCATATCGGCGTATCTCGTCGCATCGAGAAAGCCCGCGAGCGCCAGCGTCTCAAGAAGATCGTGGCCGAGAACCGGCCCGGGGGCAAAGGCGGATACATCGTTCGGACCGCCTGCGAAGGACTGTCGAAGAAGGAAATCCTGGCCGACATCAAGTTCCTGTCGAAGTTGTGGCAGGGCATCGAGAAGAAGGCCGCCTCCGAGGGCGCACCCAGCCTCCTGCACGAAGATCTGGACATCGTCCTGCGCTCGATGCGCGATCTTCTCACCAACGAGGTCGAAGAGATCCTCGTCGACGACCCGGGCGACCATGAACGGATCCTGGAGTTCATCGATACCGCGCTACAGCCCGAGCTGAAATCGCGTGTCCGTCGCCACGAGAGCCTGGCTCCTCTTTTTGATGAAGTCGGGGTGGAAAATCAGGTACGACGAGCGCTTGATCGACGCGTCTGGCTGAAATCCGGCGGCTATCTGATTGTCGACCAGACCGAAGCGTTGACAACCATCGACGTGAATACGGGCAGATTCGTGGGCAAGAAGACCCACGAAGAAACCGTGCTGAAAACAAATATGGAGGCTGCCAAAGCCTGCGTTGACCAGATGCGCTTGCGCAATATTGGCGGGATCATCGTCATTGACCTGATCGATATGGAGCTTGCCGAAAACCGCAAGAAAGTCAGCGAGGCCATCGAGGAGGCCGTCAAACGCGACAAGGCCCGCACCAATATTCTGAAGATCTCCGAGCTCGGGCTGGTCGAGATGACCCGCAAGCGTACGCGCGAGAATCTGCAGAAGATCATCACCATCCCATGCCCCTCCTGCGACGGACTTGGGCGACAAAAATCGCCGGAGGCCGTCGCGGGAGATGCACTGCGGGAGGCCCTGCGGAAAGCCGAGGCGGCCGACAACCCTCGGAATCTGACCATCCGGATTGCCAGTGATATCGCCGGGATCCTGCGGCAAGCGATCGAAAAGCGCCCCAATGCCATTCTCGCCGCCAAGGGTATTCAGCTGTCCGTGAAGGGCGAGCCAAATTTCGAGCGGAACGCTTTCGAAATCGAATTCGGCGGACAAGCCAAGCGCAAAAGAAGCGGTGGCCGACGTCGACGCCGGCGGTCGGGAGCCGCCAAGGCAGCTGCCGCGCCGAGCGAAACAGCCGCCGACTGA
- the smc gene encoding chromosome segregation protein SMC translates to MRIREIDLVGFKSFREPTKLRFGPGMNAIVGPNGCGKSNVSDAIRWALGEQSVKNLRARDMEDIIFCGNDGSAPLNFAEVTLTFEQSQDSASDLLPEEGVAAQVARLPEFSVTRRLFRSGESQYLLNQSPARLRDITELFLGSGLGPKAYAMIEQGRVMQLVGAKPEEIRLFIEEAAGTTRFRSRKIASERKLDRTSENLSRVTDVMREIERQLSALQRQAKRAEEFKKLEAELREVEIFLAGSRFGVLAEEGSSCNVELAELRTLIGEVETRLGELVSQRDDVQVRDRETKEAIEQMFAALADVASAVVRATERQTATNDSLKSLEERLGRVVDEDGELAGREEALSAGLVAATAELETRESVLRSAEGASQGAEDQVQLAAPAFQQAEADCNQHRSELANARSVLAEVAERRAESAARVSGIREEAARIEDRLEGRRTELAGAASRAEAAAQREVSARTEHGRLEDTRKGAAETLRLREDELRRLEESQSTLRETLLHVGGRIDGLRELERSKEGYADGIDTILARADGPLGLLVESLQIPETLEPAVAAVLGDVLRGAVVEGPEDGARLAEALRAAGEGRISFVPRRGQPATPASQVPPGCRRMVDMLGAKEGFSEVREALFGRVLLTEDLATAISAFRSAPGAGVWVTLSGDLIDERGVVTGGQAPEGVGLLERRRVLTELEEQQAREEKALEALQGRILAAREECLAKGEALRSLDAQAHDATLELVAAEHALEAARRERAAADTRIAETEEELRIAAGSLAESEERAREAEQQALAAEAGERSAQAAVESSGEALGRTRSAFEQAQAARDGARHKLAEARQFVTEAVAEHARQQHAREVLQSRRRTLGEDTARLAEERERAVTALAQLAEELSVARERHATEEAAVEKARGEAREVANLLSECEKQVGEVRSDLDGRRERINQLEVRSASLEAQMNGVAEGVMERYEVVVSEVFVPEEFEPEIAAERVAALKKRIDRLGAVNVTAIADAQELEERYGFLQTQRGDLEASIEDLRKTIGELSRTTRTRFKDTFEQAREKFSIIFKELFRGGSADLVLTQPNNLLETGVEIAVQPPGKAVRSLGMLSGGERSLTAVSLIMALFSLRATPFCLLDEVDAPLDDANVGRFSALLKRMSADTQFLIITHKQRTMEQSDSLYGVTMPEAGVSQIVSVEVEEAARVATDGMAASA, encoded by the coding sequence TTGCGCATTCGTGAGATCGATCTCGTTGGGTTCAAGTCGTTCCGAGAGCCCACGAAACTTCGATTCGGCCCGGGAATGAACGCGATTGTGGGTCCTAACGGTTGCGGGAAGTCCAATGTATCCGACGCAATTCGCTGGGCTCTGGGCGAACAAAGCGTCAAGAATCTCCGTGCCCGCGACATGGAAGATATCATCTTCTGTGGCAATGACGGGAGCGCTCCGCTGAACTTTGCCGAGGTCACTTTGACTTTCGAGCAGAGTCAGGATTCGGCATCTGATCTCCTTCCGGAGGAGGGCGTGGCGGCGCAGGTCGCTCGGCTGCCCGAGTTCAGTGTCACTCGACGATTGTTTCGCAGCGGAGAATCGCAATACCTGCTCAACCAATCCCCGGCCCGTTTGCGCGATATCACGGAACTCTTTCTCGGCAGCGGCCTTGGGCCCAAAGCCTACGCGATGATCGAGCAGGGCCGCGTGATGCAGTTGGTGGGCGCCAAGCCCGAGGAAATCCGGCTCTTTATCGAGGAGGCAGCCGGTACGACGCGCTTCCGCAGCCGGAAGATCGCCTCGGAGCGGAAACTGGACCGGACCAGCGAGAATCTCTCTCGCGTTACGGATGTGATGCGCGAGATCGAACGCCAACTCAGTGCGCTGCAGCGTCAGGCCAAGCGTGCGGAAGAATTCAAGAAGCTCGAGGCTGAGCTGCGCGAAGTCGAAATCTTTCTCGCTGGTTCGCGCTTCGGTGTACTCGCCGAAGAGGGCTCGAGCTGCAACGTCGAACTTGCCGAGTTGCGGACTCTGATTGGCGAAGTCGAGACTCGGCTCGGCGAATTGGTGTCCCAGCGCGACGATGTGCAGGTTCGGGATCGCGAGACCAAGGAGGCTATCGAGCAGATGTTCGCGGCGTTGGCGGACGTGGCCTCGGCTGTCGTTCGCGCGACGGAGCGACAGACGGCAACGAACGACAGCCTGAAAAGTCTGGAAGAGCGCCTCGGCAGGGTTGTGGACGAAGACGGGGAGCTCGCCGGGCGCGAGGAGGCGCTGTCGGCGGGGCTGGTGGCGGCGACGGCGGAACTCGAGACGCGAGAGTCTGTTTTGCGGTCCGCCGAGGGCGCATCGCAGGGGGCGGAGGACCAGGTGCAGTTGGCTGCGCCAGCTTTCCAACAAGCCGAAGCCGACTGCAACCAGCATCGATCGGAATTGGCGAACGCGCGGTCGGTGCTCGCGGAAGTCGCCGAGCGCCGAGCCGAGAGTGCAGCTCGGGTCTCCGGTATTCGCGAAGAAGCAGCCCGGATCGAGGACCGCCTCGAGGGGCGGCGGACCGAACTGGCGGGGGCGGCGAGCCGAGCCGAGGCGGCGGCCCAACGCGAAGTTTCGGCACGGACCGAGCACGGTCGGCTGGAGGATACCCGCAAAGGCGCCGCCGAGACCCTGCGCTTGCGTGAGGATGAGCTCCGGCGACTCGAAGAATCCCAGTCGACACTGCGCGAGACCCTCCTGCACGTCGGGGGCCGTATTGACGGACTTCGCGAGTTGGAGCGCTCCAAGGAGGGCTATGCCGACGGAATCGATACGATTCTTGCTCGAGCCGACGGTCCGCTGGGTTTATTGGTCGAGTCCCTGCAGATTCCGGAGACCCTGGAGCCAGCCGTAGCGGCTGTTTTGGGCGATGTGCTGCGTGGCGCCGTCGTCGAGGGGCCCGAAGACGGGGCTCGTCTTGCCGAAGCTCTCAGGGCTGCCGGCGAGGGCCGAATTTCCTTCGTCCCGCGGCGCGGTCAGCCTGCGACGCCCGCATCGCAGGTGCCCCCGGGGTGCCGGCGGATGGTGGATATGCTCGGCGCAAAGGAGGGCTTCTCGGAAGTTCGCGAGGCCCTCTTCGGACGGGTCTTGCTGACCGAGGACCTCGCCACCGCGATATCCGCGTTCCGGTCTGCGCCGGGCGCTGGCGTGTGGGTGACCCTGTCCGGCGATCTTATTGACGAACGCGGTGTCGTGACCGGTGGGCAGGCGCCCGAGGGCGTTGGTCTGCTCGAGCGTCGGCGTGTTCTGACCGAATTGGAAGAGCAACAGGCCCGGGAGGAAAAGGCGCTCGAGGCTCTGCAGGGGAGAATTCTGGCGGCACGCGAGGAATGTCTGGCCAAAGGCGAGGCCCTGCGAAGTCTCGATGCCCAGGCTCATGATGCCACGCTCGAACTGGTCGCGGCCGAGCACGCGCTGGAGGCGGCTCGTCGGGAGCGGGCGGCCGCGGATACGCGGATCGCCGAGACGGAAGAGGAACTACGCATCGCGGCAGGCTCGCTCGCCGAGAGCGAGGAAAGAGCGCGGGAAGCGGAGCAGCAGGCGCTGGCAGCCGAGGCGGGTGAGCGATCGGCGCAGGCGGCCGTCGAGTCCAGCGGGGAGGCCTTGGGGCGGACCCGATCGGCCTTCGAACAGGCACAGGCCGCGCGCGATGGCGCCCGGCACAAGCTCGCGGAAGCCCGACAGTTCGTGACTGAGGCGGTTGCCGAGCATGCCAGGCAGCAGCACGCTCGCGAGGTTCTGCAGTCGCGTCGCCGAACCCTTGGTGAGGATACCGCGCGGCTGGCCGAGGAACGCGAACGGGCCGTGACGGCATTGGCCCAATTGGCGGAGGAATTAAGCGTCGCCCGAGAGCGTCACGCGACGGAGGAGGCGGCCGTCGAGAAGGCTCGCGGGGAGGCTCGGGAAGTCGCGAACCTTCTTTCGGAGTGCGAAAAGCAGGTCGGCGAGGTGCGGAGCGACCTCGACGGGCGGCGGGAGCGAATCAACCAGCTCGAAGTCCGATCGGCATCTTTGGAGGCCCAGATGAATGGAGTCGCCGAGGGTGTCATGGAGAGGTACGAGGTGGTGGTCTCGGAAGTCTTCGTACCCGAGGAGTTCGAGCCGGAGATTGCTGCCGAGCGGGTGGCTGCTCTCAAGAAGCGGATCGACCGCCTCGGTGCCGTGAACGTGACTGCCATTGCGGACGCTCAGGAATTGGAAGAGCGCTATGGATTCCTGCAGACGCAGCGGGGCGACCTCGAGGCCTCGATCGAAGACTTGCGCAAGACAATCGGCGAACTCAGCCGCACGACGCGAACGCGTTTCAAGGATACCTTTGAGCAGGCTCGTGAGAAATTCTCTATTATTTTCAAGGAGCTTTTCCGCGGCGGCTCCGCCGATCTGGTTCTCACGCAGCCCAATAATCTCCTCGAGACCGGGGTCGAGATAGCCGTCCAGCCTCCGGGCAAGGCGGTCCGCAGCCTCGGAATGTTGTCCGGCGGGGAGCGGTCGCTGACCGCGGTAAGCCTGATCATGGCGTTGTTCTCGCTGCGCGCGACCCCTTTCTGCTTGCTGGACGAGGTGGACGCACCGTTGGATGATGCGAATGTGGGTCGTTTCAGCGCTCTGTTGAAGCGCATGAGTGCGGATACGCAGTTCCTCATCATCACTCACAAACAACGCACGATGGAGCAGTCGGATTCGCTCTACGGCGTGACGATGCCCGAGGCGGGCGTTTCCCAGATCGTGTCCGTTGAGGTCGAAGAGGCGGCGCGGGTAGCGACCGACGGAATGGCCGCGTCGGCCTGA
- the ftsY gene encoding signal recognition particle-docking protein FtsY translates to MLIAALVRELRAGSTAPVVPEGGAREDEEIGPPSAVSVPVVDPFARGLAKSQGALAGRLRSLLSGGGADAALFEGLEEILIASDVGVGPAGHLVAAVRAKVPADADATVVEEALRHEIRALLGDPVPEPEILPKRPWVQLVVGVNGVGKTTSIGKLAARHAAAGRKVLLVAGDTFRAAAADQLAVWAERTGAEIVRQDLGADPSSVAFDGMKAAEARNVDVVLVDTAGRLHTKVNLMEELRKVSRILGRVVPDAPHEVLLVLDATTGQNALAQARAFAEIVPITGVILTKLDGSARGGMTIAVRHELGAPVRYVGLGEGAEDLQNFVPEAFVDGLLPANKLASA, encoded by the coding sequence GTGCTTATCGCCGCCTTGGTGCGGGAGTTGCGTGCTGGCTCGACTGCACCGGTCGTGCCAGAGGGCGGGGCGCGGGAGGACGAGGAAATTGGCCCCCCGTCTGCGGTCTCTGTACCTGTTGTCGACCCCTTTGCTCGTGGTTTGGCCAAGAGCCAGGGTGCCCTCGCGGGGCGCTTGCGCTCCCTGCTGTCGGGTGGTGGGGCAGATGCGGCGCTCTTTGAGGGCCTCGAGGAAATCCTCATCGCGAGCGACGTCGGCGTCGGCCCGGCTGGTCATCTGGTCGCTGCAGTTCGCGCCAAGGTGCCCGCAGATGCCGATGCGACGGTCGTCGAGGAGGCATTGCGGCACGAGATCCGCGCCCTGTTGGGGGATCCTGTCCCGGAGCCGGAGATCTTGCCCAAGCGGCCGTGGGTTCAACTGGTCGTTGGCGTCAATGGGGTGGGCAAGACAACTTCGATCGGCAAACTGGCGGCTCGCCACGCAGCCGCCGGCCGAAAGGTATTGCTGGTTGCCGGCGATACCTTTCGTGCGGCGGCTGCCGATCAGTTGGCGGTTTGGGCCGAGCGTACGGGTGCGGAAATTGTGCGGCAGGATCTTGGTGCCGATCCTTCGTCGGTCGCGTTCGACGGGATGAAGGCTGCCGAGGCGCGTAACGTGGACGTCGTGCTCGTCGATACCGCGGGGCGCCTGCATACCAAGGTCAATTTGATGGAGGAGTTGCGCAAGGTGAGTCGGATTCTGGGGCGCGTTGTACCCGACGCTCCCCACGAAGTGCTGCTCGTTCTGGATGCGACCACGGGGCAGAATGCGCTTGCGCAGGCGAGGGCCTTCGCGGAGATCGTGCCGATTACCGGTGTCATCCTCACCAAACTCGATGGTTCGGCGCGTGGCGGCATGACGATCGCGGTGCGTCACGAACTCGGAGCCCCGGTGCGCTACGTGGGTTTGGGCGAGGGCGCCGAGGATCTGCAGAACTTCGTGCCGGAGGCATTTGTTGACGGGCTTCTCCCCGCAAACAAACTGGCCTCGGCTTGA